Proteins from a single region of Bdellovibrio bacteriovorus HD100:
- a CDS encoding type I restriction-modification system subunit M codes for MSKVTQDEINKILWDACDTFRGVVDAGEYKNYILTMLFIKYLSDTYEEKYEEYEKQFGGNESRIKRALEKENFVLPVGCHFKDIYAQKEEKNIGEIIDIALEKIEKANKEKLENVFRNVSFNSEANLGKTKDRNARLKHLLDDFNNQKLNMRKSNIGDLDVIGNAYEYLIANFAAGAGKKAGEFYTPSEVSQLLAKLVAPQKGNRIYDPTCGSGSLLIRCAEQLTKKGENDFQIYGQEITGATWALAKMNMFLHGFDRSVIENGDTIRSPLHLEDDTIMKFDIVVANPPFSLEKWGIEEAKNDPYDRFSYGIPPQSYGELAFVQHMIASLNENGKAAVVLPHGVLFRGSSEQKIREGIIKGTDVLKGDLLEAVIGLPTNLFFGTGIPAAIMVLNKNKPVERKGKVLFINADLEFQEGKNQNKLRVSDIDHIVKNFKEFKTENLYRHEEKHFSRVVDVRDIEDNEFNLNIRRYADTSPPPEIFDVKAILHGGIPRREIEDGYIQDIIDGFDISIIFDERDRDYYVFKKEIDSKEKIRELMGDVDQSIILQFERWWDKYSTTLRGIESQITEAEKEINSILKVLNYE; via the coding sequence ATGAGCAAAGTTACACAAGACGAAATAAATAAAATCCTATGGGATGCCTGTGACACTTTTAGAGGCGTTGTCGATGCGGGTGAATATAAGAACTATATCTTAACAATGCTTTTCATTAAATACCTCTCAGATACTTATGAAGAAAAATATGAAGAGTATGAGAAACAATTTGGCGGAAATGAGTCCCGAATAAAGCGAGCTTTGGAAAAAGAAAACTTCGTATTGCCAGTTGGATGTCACTTCAAAGATATCTATGCGCAAAAGGAAGAAAAGAACATTGGTGAGATAATCGATATTGCATTAGAGAAGATAGAAAAAGCGAATAAAGAAAAACTTGAGAATGTATTTAGAAATGTAAGTTTTAATTCAGAAGCGAATCTTGGGAAAACTAAAGACAGAAACGCAAGATTAAAGCATCTATTGGATGACTTTAACAATCAAAAGCTGAACATGAGGAAGTCAAATATTGGCGATCTTGATGTGATTGGTAATGCCTATGAGTATTTGATTGCTAACTTTGCGGCAGGTGCTGGGAAAAAAGCTGGCGAATTCTATACTCCATCAGAAGTATCTCAGCTTTTAGCAAAGCTCGTTGCGCCACAGAAGGGAAATAGAATCTATGATCCGACCTGTGGCTCAGGTTCACTATTAATTAGATGCGCAGAGCAGTTGACCAAAAAAGGTGAAAATGATTTTCAAATCTATGGCCAGGAAATTACTGGAGCTACCTGGGCCTTAGCAAAAATGAATATGTTTCTCCATGGATTTGACCGATCAGTGATAGAAAACGGCGACACTATTAGAAGTCCGCTTCATCTTGAAGATGATACAATAATGAAGTTCGATATCGTTGTCGCAAATCCTCCATTTAGTCTTGAAAAATGGGGTATTGAAGAAGCTAAAAATGATCCTTATGATAGATTTTCTTATGGCATACCACCGCAAAGCTACGGTGAACTTGCATTCGTTCAACACATGATCGCTTCATTAAATGAAAATGGTAAGGCCGCAGTTGTATTGCCACACGGCGTACTCTTCAGAGGTTCATCTGAGCAAAAAATTAGAGAAGGTATAATTAAAGGCACTGATGTACTAAAGGGTGATCTTTTGGAGGCTGTAATTGGTTTACCTACTAACCTATTTTTTGGAACAGGTATTCCTGCTGCGATTATGGTTTTAAATAAGAACAAACCCGTAGAGCGGAAAGGAAAAGTTCTATTTATAAATGCAGATCTTGAATTCCAAGAGGGTAAGAATCAAAATAAGCTTAGAGTTAGTGACATTGATCACATAGTTAAAAATTTCAAAGAATTTAAGACAGAGAATTTATATCGACACGAAGAGAAGCATTTTTCCCGTGTAGTTGACGTTCGGGATATTGAGGACAATGAGTTTAATCTCAATATCCGTCGATATGCTGATACATCTCCACCGCCTGAAATATTTGATGTGAAGGCAATACTTCATGGTGGAATACCCAGGCGTGAAATCGAAGATGGTTATATCCAAGACATCATCGATGGGTTTGATATTTCAATTATATTTGATGAAAGAGATAGAGATTATTACGTATTTAAAAAGGAAATAGATTCAAAAGAGAAGATTCGAGAATTAATGGGAGATGTCGACCAGTCCATTATCCTTCAATTTGAGAGGTGGTGGGACAAGTATTCAACGACTTTACGAGGTATTGAATCTCAAATCACTGAAGCAGAGAAGGAAATAAACTCCATTCTTAAGGTATTGAATTATGAGTAG
- a CDS encoding SIR2 family NAD-dependent protein deacylase, with translation MSSDEFNEQIALEKFEHLATQLKSHLYDRHADFNSQFDETYITEYGEINIAGNKVKPSQILFYFYNDEYKQQMKMSLEERFNEILSLETNEDRINDLIQLVKNKRVVPFVGAGLTVSCGMPTWTSFLNDQATENELDLEMFKSLISKGHYENCADLLLEQMTGPRFNERYKHSFTLRQSVVGPIKYLPTIFTNGVITTNFDEVLEKTYALKSRPLDAITDDWMTHVKKGNNFIYKIHGTIEGTANRVLTKNEYDSKYGENGSVNLERVLPKFLRACTESFSLMFVGCSLTSDRTFQTLKKINSDFGMTTTHFAILQKPEDRAKRNQREKELVEANIFPIWFEAERYEQVELILNYIKLKFEGIL, from the coding sequence GTGAGTAGCGATGAATTTAATGAACAGATAGCACTAGAAAAATTTGAGCATTTAGCAACTCAACTTAAATCACATCTGTATGATCGCCACGCAGATTTTAATTCGCAGTTTGATGAAACTTATATTACTGAATATGGCGAAATTAACATTGCTGGGAATAAAGTTAAGCCGAGTCAGATCCTTTTCTACTTCTATAATGACGAATACAAACAACAGATGAAGATGTCGTTAGAAGAAAGGTTCAATGAAATACTATCATTGGAAACTAACGAAGATCGAATAAACGACCTAATACAATTAGTAAAAAATAAACGAGTTGTCCCCTTCGTCGGAGCTGGTTTGACTGTTAGTTGTGGAATGCCGACATGGACTTCATTTCTAAATGATCAAGCAACAGAAAATGAATTAGATCTAGAAATGTTCAAAAGTCTTATAAGTAAAGGGCACTATGAGAACTGTGCAGATTTGCTACTAGAACAGATGACTGGACCTCGTTTTAACGAACGATACAAACATTCTTTCACACTGAGACAGTCTGTGGTTGGTCCAATTAAATATTTACCAACAATATTCACTAATGGAGTAATAACGACAAATTTTGATGAAGTGTTGGAAAAAACTTACGCATTAAAATCAAGGCCGTTGGATGCAATAACTGACGACTGGATGACTCATGTTAAAAAAGGCAACAATTTTATCTATAAGATCCATGGCACAATTGAAGGGACTGCTAATCGAGTTCTCACAAAGAATGAGTACGACTCAAAATATGGCGAAAATGGTTCTGTAAATCTTGAAAGAGTTTTGCCAAAATTTTTGAGAGCCTGTACTGAGTCATTTAGTTTGATGTTTGTGGGATGCAGCCTAACTTCTGACCGTACTTTTCAAACACTAAAAAAAATTAATTCAGATTTTGGTATGACTACGACACATTTTGCTATTCTTCAGAAGCCAGAAGATAGAGCAAAAAGAAATCAACGCGAAAAAGAGCTTGTCGAGGCCAATATTTTCCCCATTTGGTTTGAAGCTGAAAGATACGAACAAGTTGAACTAATTTTAAATTATATAAAATTGAAATTTGAAGGAATTTTATGA
- a CDS encoding helix-turn-helix domain-containing protein, with protein sequence MEQPEKWLSVVEIAAHLGISKETVYRWLERGKIPAHKVGKQWKFKVSEVDAWVKNGGASE encoded by the coding sequence GTGGAACAACCTGAAAAATGGCTTTCAGTGGTCGAAATTGCTGCCCATTTAGGTATTTCAAAAGAGACAGTTTATCGCTGGCTTGAGAGAGGAAAAATCCCTGCTCATAAAGTTGGGAAGCAGTGGAAGTTTAAAGTTAGCGAAGTGGATGCCTGGGTCAAAAATGGAGGGGCTAGTGAGTAG